A DNA window from Pontiella agarivorans contains the following coding sequences:
- a CDS encoding anaerobic ribonucleoside-triphosphate reductase, whose product MPGERPNTAFDGFQKRSGLIVPFSGQKIERAIDRAVEDVARKQGSEKNEGLDSKTADLVLQQLNNPNSEFYVHADENGKRIPKIEDVQDLVEITLAEQGETLVVATYKRYRKQREIARRNIRVRGTDSAAVDVTDAALLLVESSSKNVNLPWDRKRIVKQILDKTDLSVEVAINVAKAVENRIIGGDMTIISTALIRELVNNELTERGYAQQLRDLSLYRVSKDYLENLMFTKSTENSNIVNNNPEAVNLGIAELVLKQWALDTIFSPDVKRAHDTGAIHVHDLGYPTRVYCSSHSIEYVKKYGLNGLINLNTSSDPARSASVLTGHLNTFLASMQANYAGALGIAYINILYAPFLVGMDAQQLKQVAQELIFNGSQNAFSRGGQTLFLDFNIHTGVPSYMKTVPAIGPGGRYQLRLQDGSIAELTEELREETDAGGNRLMDLYYEDPNLGKRLVLREITDESEGTIYDPDVAAMLAENGEAIVTYGDYTQETQDFCRALLQVFAEGDAHGRIFEFPKCDFHVSDETYEDPAQFEIFKEACELASKNGSTYFIFDRDEVTLSACCRLRTTIDDNRMLKHPESMRFCGFQNVTINIPQASYRAARTGGNIVQNFYAEIDRTMELAVDAHLQKKRKAAEMLSGPGHPLWQIGKTANDGKPYVDLENCTYILGLIGVNDAVRFLIGQELHESREAQRFGLKIVAHMYRKAKKLAAKHNLKFTLEESPAESAARRLAKSDLVYFPEEAADIVKGPEDAEYYTNSIHLAAEADVSLVDRITEQAKYHSMIESGAITHCFIGEERPNAESIAHLMTEVFYRTQSAQVCISPEFTFCNHCQHQTRGLLEQCPECGSTDVVGETRVVGYFSKIQNWNKSKRYGELLARHAGKYNIVEAGDNEMVTV is encoded by the coding sequence ATGCCGGGGGAAAGACCCAACACCGCATTTGACGGTTTTCAGAAACGTTCAGGACTCATTGTTCCATTCAGCGGGCAGAAAATCGAGCGCGCCATCGACCGCGCCGTTGAAGACGTTGCACGCAAACAAGGCAGTGAAAAAAACGAAGGGCTGGACTCGAAAACAGCCGATCTGGTACTGCAGCAGCTGAACAATCCGAACAGCGAATTTTATGTGCATGCCGACGAAAACGGAAAACGCATTCCCAAAATTGAAGATGTGCAGGACCTCGTGGAAATCACACTGGCCGAACAGGGCGAAACCCTCGTCGTCGCAACCTATAAGCGCTACCGCAAACAACGCGAAATTGCCCGTCGCAACATCCGTGTACGCGGAACCGATTCCGCTGCTGTCGATGTCACCGACGCCGCCCTTCTTCTGGTGGAATCTTCTTCAAAAAATGTCAATCTTCCGTGGGACCGAAAACGCATTGTTAAACAGATTCTCGACAAAACCGACCTCTCGGTCGAAGTGGCCATCAATGTCGCCAAAGCGGTCGAAAACCGCATTATCGGCGGCGATATGACCATCATTTCCACCGCGCTCATCCGCGAGCTGGTCAATAACGAACTGACCGAACGCGGCTATGCCCAGCAGCTTCGCGATCTCTCGCTCTACCGCGTTTCCAAAGATTACCTGGAAAATCTGATGTTCACCAAATCGACCGAAAACTCGAACATCGTGAACAACAACCCGGAAGCCGTAAACCTGGGTATTGCCGAACTGGTCCTGAAGCAGTGGGCCCTCGACACCATTTTCAGTCCGGACGTCAAACGTGCTCACGACACCGGTGCCATTCACGTACACGATCTGGGCTATCCAACCCGCGTCTACTGTTCGTCCCACTCCATCGAATACGTCAAAAAATACGGACTCAACGGACTGATCAACCTCAACACCTCCTCCGATCCGGCGCGCTCAGCCTCCGTTCTGACCGGCCACCTCAACACCTTCCTTGCTTCCATGCAGGCCAACTATGCCGGGGCACTCGGCATCGCCTACATCAACATCCTCTATGCCCCGTTCCTCGTCGGCATGGATGCACAGCAGCTCAAGCAGGTTGCCCAGGAACTGATTTTCAACGGGTCCCAGAATGCTTTTTCCCGCGGCGGACAAACCCTGTTCCTCGACTTCAACATTCACACCGGAGTTCCGTCCTACATGAAAACCGTTCCGGCCATCGGCCCCGGCGGCCGCTACCAACTCCGCCTCCAGGACGGATCGATTGCGGAACTGACCGAAGAACTGCGCGAGGAAACCGATGCCGGCGGAAACCGGCTCATGGATCTTTACTACGAAGATCCAAACCTCGGAAAACGCCTGGTACTGCGCGAAATCACCGACGAAAGTGAAGGCACAATCTACGATCCCGATGTGGCAGCCATGCTCGCCGAAAACGGCGAAGCCATCGTTACTTATGGCGACTACACCCAGGAAACACAGGATTTCTGCCGCGCCCTGCTTCAAGTCTTCGCTGAAGGCGATGCCCACGGCCGCATCTTCGAATTTCCCAAATGCGACTTCCACGTTTCCGATGAAACCTATGAAGATCCCGCCCAGTTCGAAATCTTCAAAGAAGCCTGCGAACTCGCCTCGAAAAACGGCTCCACCTATTTCATTTTCGATCGCGACGAAGTCACCCTCTCCGCCTGTTGCCGTCTGCGCACCACGATCGACGACAACCGCATGCTCAAGCATCCGGAAAGCATGCGCTTCTGCGGATTCCAGAATGTGACCATCAACATTCCGCAAGCCTCCTACCGCGCAGCCCGAACCGGCGGAAATATTGTGCAAAATTTCTACGCCGAGATTGATCGTACCATGGAACTTGCCGTTGATGCCCACCTGCAGAAAAAACGCAAAGCCGCTGAGATGCTCTCGGGACCCGGCCACCCGCTCTGGCAGATCGGAAAAACCGCCAACGACGGAAAACCCTACGTCGATCTCGAAAACTGCACCTATATCCTCGGCCTCATCGGGGTAAACGACGCCGTCAGATTCCTGATCGGACAGGAACTGCACGAAAGCAGAGAAGCACAGCGGTTCGGTCTGAAAATCGTGGCCCACATGTACCGCAAAGCAAAAAAACTCGCCGCCAAGCACAACCTTAAGTTTACGCTTGAAGAATCTCCGGCCGAATCCGCAGCGCGGCGCCTCGCTAAGTCTGACCTCGTCTACTTTCCCGAAGAAGCCGCCGACATCGTCAAAGGCCCGGAAGATGCGGAATATTACACCAACTCCATCCACCTCGCCGCCGAAGCCGACGTATCACTGGTCGACCGCATCACCGAACAGGCGAAATACCACAGCATGATCGAATCCGGTGCCATCACCCACTGTTTCATCGGTGAAGAACGGCCCAATGCTGAATCCATTGCACACCTCATGACGGAGGTTTTCTACCGCACCCAGTCCGCACAGGTCTGCATTTCGCCTGAATTCACCTTCTGCAACCACTGTCAGCACCAAACCCGCGGACTGCTCGAACAATGCCCGGAATGCGGATCCACCGACGTCGTCGGCGAAACCCGTGTGGTCGGCTACTTCAGTAAAATCCAGAATTGGAACAAATCCAAACGCTACGGCGAGCTGCTTGCCCGCCACGCTGGCAAATACAACATCGTTGAGGCCGGCGACAACGAAATGGTTACGGTTTAA
- a CDS encoding CvpA family protein, translating into MLPNWLSFVDAAYVLIVCLFAWGGLQKGFAAQVAHVITFVAVGALLYFAYPFCFVYFGRIFRNLEETYLMWILLCLLLLAGAGIFVLFSKILAAVLKSNVSDAADAGWGTVLGLIHGALFGLIALIILVMVDRTGGSYDKLRMKSYVGKTVCHKIVPRIQPRLTTLYENKIRDWKAELLRREEAASEVDM; encoded by the coding sequence ATGTTGCCCAATTGGTTGAGTTTCGTTGATGCGGCTTATGTGCTGATCGTCTGTCTGTTTGCATGGGGCGGTTTGCAAAAAGGTTTTGCCGCACAGGTGGCCCATGTGATCACCTTTGTGGCCGTGGGCGCATTGCTTTATTTTGCTTATCCATTCTGCTTCGTATATTTCGGGCGTATTTTCCGGAATCTGGAAGAGACCTATCTAATGTGGATTCTGCTGTGCCTGCTGCTGTTGGCGGGAGCGGGGATTTTTGTGCTGTTCAGTAAAATTCTGGCTGCGGTTTTGAAGTCGAATGTATCCGATGCCGCCGACGCGGGTTGGGGTACTGTGCTCGGACTGATCCACGGGGCTCTGTTTGGACTGATTGCATTGATTATTCTGGTGATGGTTGACCGTACGGGCGGATCGTACGACAAGCTTCGTATGAAATCCTATGTCGGGAAAACCGTATGTCATAAAATTGTGCCGCGCATTCAACCGCGTTTAACGACGCTGTATGAAAACAAAATCAGGGACTGGAAGGCGGAACTGCTCCGGCGTGAAGAAGCCGCAAGTGAAGTGGATATGTAA
- a CDS encoding DUF4349 domain-containing protein produces MLKHTLSLLFIATLLAGCHSYSPAQYGADFSADAAIEARPLSEAGGAGLPEQMLIWTGSISIEVVSITNASAQITVQAEAAGGYIESTSRYESGEGPTATMVVRIPADRLGGMVDSMGSLGEVTAQSLSSQDVTELYIDMQARLGTKKKLRDRLQNLLDRADEVKDILAIEKELTRLQADIDSMTARLKAMKGKVDYASLTVQLKALKHEKVLGPLGYVWKGAEWCVTKLFVWKDETYEQQ; encoded by the coding sequence ATGCTCAAACACACTTTATCCCTGCTTTTCATCGCAACTCTTTTGGCGGGATGCCATAGCTACAGTCCAGCGCAATACGGAGCTGATTTTTCCGCGGATGCCGCCATCGAGGCTCGTCCGCTGTCGGAAGCCGGTGGGGCGGGTTTGCCGGAGCAGATGCTGATCTGGACCGGGTCGATTTCCATTGAAGTGGTGAGCATCACGAATGCTTCTGCGCAGATTACCGTGCAGGCCGAAGCTGCCGGCGGCTATATTGAATCGACGAGCCGGTATGAGTCCGGTGAGGGACCGACCGCCACCATGGTCGTTCGTATTCCGGCTGACCGGCTGGGCGGCATGGTGGATTCAATGGGCAGCCTGGGTGAAGTGACCGCGCAGAGTCTGTCTTCGCAGGATGTAACCGAGCTCTATATCGATATGCAGGCCCGTCTCGGCACCAAGAAAAAACTGCGTGACCGGTTGCAGAACCTGTTAGATCGCGCCGACGAAGTGAAAGATATTCTGGCCATTGAAAAGGAGCTGACCCGTCTGCAGGCAGATATCGATTCCATGACTGCCCGTCTCAAGGCCATGAAGGGAAAGGTGGATTATGCATCGCTTACGGTTCAGCTGAAGGCCCTGAAGCATGAAAAAGTGCTCGGTCCGCTCGGTTATGTATGGAAGGGTGCTGAATGGTGTGTCACCAAATTGTTTGTCTGGAAGGATGAAACGTACGAACAGCAGTAA
- the dnaG gene encoding DNA primase has product MAMIPKEQIEEIRARCNIVDVVGAYLPELRRRGSTYKCCCPFHKEKTPSFTVNDARQIFHCFGCGAGGDVFKFVMDYEKVDFVTAVKILAERVGVEIVYEGGQPDKSGNKDVLFKLHTDAAAFYHRILTDSPDGEEARRYMEERDLPMEIIREWQIGYAPQGWEELRSRAKKKGYTDEQLEAAGLVVPSDRNGKKSFYDRFRSRVMFPICDQMGRVIGFSGRIMNKAEKTAKYVNSPETLLFKKNRVLFGFDKARKPIVESRQAIVVEGQIDAIRCHQAGLDNVVASQGTALTDNHAKMIKRYADEVVLVLDADAAGVKAALASSEIFIANELSVRVVTLPEKEDPDSLIKNSGRDVLIKLVEEAPGALDFLIDAFQRSENIKTEAGRMRVVKAVLNLISHCPSAARRDPMIRGASDRLNISPLALNQDLGRIKPQQRSGKKKEEPAAVPKVPQKTYPRQETALLELLVHHYREVHPLVHDFLPTEHLTDPTCRHLVEVLMLDPPETLTEAFHEFSEPEQKIISRVQVEESRKIDVETLPLELAQRYILLFWKRSLEREQQVLARRTDMTNEERFRETTRIKHDLYALSKGWSEARPMLEARLHKDVEF; this is encoded by the coding sequence ATGGCCATGATTCCCAAAGAGCAGATCGAGGAAATTCGTGCACGATGCAATATTGTGGACGTGGTGGGAGCGTACCTGCCCGAACTGCGTCGCCGCGGCTCGACCTATAAGTGCTGCTGCCCTTTTCATAAGGAAAAGACGCCGTCGTTTACGGTCAATGATGCCCGTCAGATTTTTCACTGTTTCGGCTGTGGTGCAGGTGGGGATGTCTTCAAGTTTGTCATGGATTATGAAAAGGTTGATTTTGTGACGGCGGTGAAGATTCTGGCCGAGCGCGTCGGCGTGGAAATTGTGTATGAAGGGGGGCAGCCCGACAAAAGCGGAAATAAAGATGTGCTGTTTAAACTGCATACCGATGCCGCCGCCTTTTATCATCGTATATTGACCGACAGCCCGGATGGCGAGGAAGCCCGGCGCTACATGGAAGAGCGCGACTTGCCGATGGAAATTATCAGAGAATGGCAGATCGGTTATGCGCCGCAGGGCTGGGAGGAGCTTCGTTCGCGGGCGAAGAAAAAGGGATATACAGACGAGCAGCTCGAAGCGGCCGGCCTGGTAGTGCCTTCCGACCGTAACGGAAAAAAGAGTTTCTACGACCGTTTCCGCAGTCGTGTCATGTTTCCCATCTGCGATCAGATGGGGCGGGTCATCGGTTTTTCCGGCCGCATCATGAATAAGGCCGAAAAAACCGCAAAATATGTGAACAGTCCGGAAACTTTACTCTTCAAAAAAAACCGGGTGCTGTTCGGGTTTGATAAAGCGCGAAAACCCATCGTTGAGTCGCGACAGGCGATTGTGGTGGAAGGGCAGATTGATGCCATCCGGTGCCATCAGGCCGGCCTTGATAATGTGGTGGCTTCGCAGGGCACCGCGCTTACCGACAACCATGCCAAAATGATCAAACGCTATGCCGACGAAGTGGTGCTGGTGCTCGATGCCGATGCCGCCGGCGTGAAGGCTGCGTTGGCTTCCTCCGAAATCTTTATCGCCAACGAGTTGAGTGTTCGCGTGGTGACGCTTCCCGAAAAAGAGGATCCGGATTCATTGATTAAGAACAGCGGCCGGGACGTCCTGATTAAACTGGTTGAGGAAGCACCCGGCGCGCTGGATTTTCTGATTGATGCTTTCCAACGTTCGGAAAATATAAAAACGGAAGCCGGGAGGATGCGTGTTGTGAAGGCGGTACTCAACCTGATCAGTCATTGTCCTTCCGCCGCACGGCGTGATCCGATGATTCGTGGGGCTTCGGACCGGCTGAATATTTCTCCATTGGCTTTGAACCAGGATTTGGGGCGCATTAAGCCGCAGCAACGCAGTGGAAAGAAAAAAGAGGAACCGGCTGCTGTACCGAAAGTGCCGCAGAAAACCTATCCGCGACAGGAGACGGCGTTGCTGGAGCTGCTGGTTCACCACTATCGCGAGGTTCATCCGCTGGTGCACGATTTCCTGCCGACGGAGCATCTCACGGATCCCACCTGCCGGCATTTGGTCGAAGTGCTCATGCTTGATCCGCCGGAAACGCTGACCGAAGCCTTTCATGAATTTTCAGAACCGGAGCAGAAAATTATCAGCCGGGTGCAGGTGGAGGAATCGCGGAAAATCGATGTGGAAACGCTGCCGCTGGAACTGGCGCAGCGTTATATCCTGCTTTTCTGGAAACGGTCTCTGGAGCGCGAACAGCAGGTGCTTGCCCGGCGGACCGATATGACCAACGAAGAGCGGTTCAGAGAGACCACCCGTATTAAGCATGACCTTTATGCTCTTTCCAAAGGGTGGAGCGAGGCGCGCCCGATGCTCGAGGCGCGTCTGCACAAAGACGTGGAATTTTAA
- a CDS encoding tetratricopeptide repeat protein has translation MNGKTLLRNLIGSTSLILLLTGCGGGTQDPKTLYNKGIALLDTDQAQAVEVLTTAAESGHAGAMMELSTCYTYGTGVDRDEELGFSWIKRAADAGSSKAKAYISIFYLQGIGTTPSPDTAIQLLDSEVEAGNIDAMTIMAGLLEIGVGVDKDPARAFQLHLQLAAQGNIDSMYYVARSYAKGKNGIKKNEKLGVDWYQKASTAGSVAATGKLGACYMMGKGVNQDMVAGISLIRKAVKEGDPDSMHNLGVCYERGLGVQQDMVKAVEYYRMGAEAGCAEAMYNLSICLSSGNGVKRNPEEAAVWKAKASENETPLRGRES, from the coding sequence ATGAATGGAAAAACACTGTTAAGAAATCTGATCGGCAGCACGAGTCTGATTCTGCTACTCACCGGTTGCGGCGGGGGAACACAGGATCCGAAAACCCTTTATAACAAAGGCATCGCCCTGCTAGATACCGATCAGGCCCAGGCCGTTGAAGTGCTGACAACTGCAGCAGAAAGCGGTCATGCCGGGGCCATGATGGAACTCAGCACCTGCTATACCTACGGCACCGGCGTTGACCGGGACGAAGAACTGGGATTCAGCTGGATCAAGCGGGCGGCCGATGCCGGCTCCTCAAAAGCAAAAGCCTATATTTCGATTTTTTATCTGCAGGGTATCGGCACCACACCGTCGCCGGACACAGCCATTCAACTGCTGGATTCGGAAGTGGAAGCCGGAAATATCGATGCCATGACCATTATGGCGGGTCTGCTGGAAATCGGGGTCGGGGTCGACAAGGACCCGGCAAGAGCCTTTCAGCTTCATCTGCAACTCGCTGCACAGGGCAACATCGATTCCATGTATTATGTGGCCCGTTCCTATGCCAAAGGCAAAAACGGCATAAAGAAGAATGAAAAACTCGGTGTGGATTGGTACCAGAAAGCGTCAACCGCCGGGTCGGTGGCCGCAACCGGAAAACTGGGGGCCTGCTATATGATGGGTAAAGGGGTGAATCAGGATATGGTTGCCGGCATCAGCCTCATCAGAAAAGCCGTCAAGGAAGGCGATCCCGATTCCATGCATAATCTCGGAGTCTGCTATGAGCGGGGTCTGGGCGTACAGCAGGACATGGTCAAAGCCGTCGAGTACTACCGCATGGGAGCCGAGGCCGGGTGCGCGGAAGCCATGTATAACCTGTCCATCTGCCTCTCCAGCGGAAACGGAGTTAAACGGAATCCCGAAGAAGCCGCAGTCTGGAAAGCCAAAGCCAGCGAAAACGAAACCCCCTTGCGCGGCCGCGAAAGCTAA
- the alaS gene encoding alanine--tRNA ligase, producing MTSNEIRQSFFDFFESKQHTVVKSASLLPDAPNLLFTNAGMNQFVPIFLGQQKCPYTPGRAADTQKCIRAGGKHNDLDDVGLDTYHHTFFEMLGNWSFGDYFKQEAIDWSFELITKVWGFPAERVYATYFGGDEKSEADLEAKEMWLKLLPPERVVPGNRKDNFWMMGDTGPCGPCSELHVDLTPNGDCGAEMVNADSADCIEIWNLVFIQFNANPDGTFTPLPAQHVDTGMGFERACSIIQCTKNFTDFSGVISNYETDVFTPIFQTLEKMSGKSYTSTLPKDPAKQTEQEAVDVAFRVIADHIRCLSFSIADGIIPSNEGRGYVLRRILRRAVRYGRTLGFTEPFFFKLADTVVEHFGGAFPELVNNRGRVSKTLKAEEESFNRTLDKGMEVFDSILGSTKSKTIDGADVFKLYDTYGFPYDLTELMAREKGMHIDEDGFERLMNEQREKARADHAAKKSVVMASDKTLDVDETPFLGYEMTQLQTEVAEVLDNNTLILKETPFYAESGGQQGDHGEIKGNGFGFKVTDTQKTPEGIIVHKGELVYGAPMKGVPVIAAVDRFRRGQMRRNHTATHLLNAALRQIVDPNIKQAGSLVANTYLRFDFNHFEALNSQQIRQIEQMVNHEIMKNTELQTAEMELADVQNSTDIQAVFDDKYGDVVRVVSIGETSKELCGGTHVQMTGDIGQFRIVSESSVASGIRRIEAVTGLDALNWAAEEHALLSGLSQSLSVKPQELPERIKSMADQIKAAEKQLKELQTKAAVANVDGLVDKVQESSGVKILAAELGEMPMDALRQVLDGLRQKIESAVIVIGSSNEGKACLAASVSEDLVAKGIHAGKLIGQIAKICGGGGGGKPDKAQAGGKDASKIGEAIQAVAGVVDKMAG from the coding sequence ATGACATCCAATGAAATCCGCCAATCGTTTTTTGATTTTTTTGAATCGAAACAGCACACGGTCGTAAAATCCGCCAGTCTTCTGCCGGATGCGCCGAACCTGCTGTTCACCAATGCCGGGATGAACCAGTTTGTTCCAATTTTTCTCGGGCAGCAGAAGTGCCCCTATACACCCGGCCGCGCCGCCGACACGCAGAAATGTATCCGTGCCGGGGGCAAGCACAATGACCTCGACGATGTCGGGCTCGATACGTATCACCACACCTTTTTCGAAATGCTGGGCAACTGGTCGTTCGGGGACTATTTCAAGCAGGAGGCTATCGACTGGTCGTTTGAGCTGATCACCAAGGTCTGGGGATTTCCGGCGGAGCGGGTTTATGCGACCTATTTCGGCGGCGACGAGAAATCAGAAGCCGATCTGGAAGCAAAGGAAATGTGGCTGAAGCTGCTTCCGCCGGAGCGTGTGGTGCCGGGTAATCGCAAAGATAATTTCTGGATGATGGGTGACACCGGTCCGTGCGGTCCGTGCTCGGAGCTGCACGTCGATCTGACACCGAACGGCGATTGCGGGGCGGAGATGGTGAATGCCGACAGCGCCGACTGTATTGAAATCTGGAATCTGGTTTTCATTCAGTTTAATGCCAACCCCGACGGCACCTTTACGCCGTTGCCGGCGCAGCATGTGGATACCGGTATGGGGTTCGAACGCGCCTGCTCGATTATCCAGTGCACCAAAAACTTCACCGATTTTTCCGGCGTCATCTCCAACTATGAAACCGATGTCTTTACACCGATTTTCCAGACCCTGGAAAAAATGAGCGGAAAATCCTATACCAGCACGCTTCCGAAAGACCCTGCGAAACAGACCGAGCAGGAGGCGGTTGATGTGGCGTTCCGCGTGATTGCCGACCACATCCGCTGCCTGTCGTTCTCGATTGCCGACGGCATCATTCCCTCCAATGAAGGCCGAGGTTATGTCCTGCGCCGCATTCTGCGCCGTGCCGTGCGCTACGGCCGTACGCTCGGATTCACGGAGCCCTTCTTCTTTAAGCTGGCGGACACGGTCGTTGAGCATTTCGGCGGGGCCTTTCCGGAGCTGGTCAACAACCGCGGCCGCGTGAGCAAAACGCTGAAGGCGGAAGAGGAATCGTTCAACCGCACGCTGGATAAAGGCATGGAGGTTTTTGATTCGATTCTGGGCAGCACCAAATCGAAGACGATTGACGGCGCGGATGTATTCAAGCTCTACGACACCTATGGATTCCCGTATGACCTGACGGAGCTGATGGCGCGCGAAAAGGGCATGCATATTGATGAGGACGGTTTTGAGCGCCTGATGAATGAACAGCGCGAGAAAGCCCGGGCCGACCACGCCGCGAAAAAATCGGTGGTGATGGCGTCGGACAAAACACTGGATGTGGATGAAACGCCGTTCCTTGGATATGAAATGACGCAGCTTCAGACCGAAGTGGCGGAGGTGCTTGACAACAATACGCTGATTCTGAAAGAGACCCCGTTTTATGCCGAGTCCGGGGGGCAGCAGGGCGATCACGGTGAAATCAAAGGAAACGGGTTCGGCTTTAAAGTAACCGATACGCAGAAGACGCCGGAGGGCATTATTGTGCACAAGGGTGAGCTGGTATACGGCGCACCGATGAAAGGGGTTCCTGTGATTGCAGCAGTTGACCGCTTCCGCCGCGGGCAGATGCGGCGGAATCACACTGCGACGCATTTGCTGAACGCGGCGCTGCGTCAGATTGTTGATCCGAACATCAAACAGGCTGGATCGCTGGTGGCGAATACCTATCTGCGTTTTGATTTTAATCATTTTGAAGCGCTCAACTCGCAGCAGATTCGCCAGATTGAGCAGATGGTGAATCATGAAATTATGAAAAACACCGAACTTCAGACTGCGGAAATGGAGTTGGCTGATGTGCAGAATTCAACGGATATTCAGGCGGTGTTCGATGATAAATACGGTGATGTGGTTCGTGTGGTTTCCATCGGGGAAACCAGTAAAGAACTCTGTGGCGGAACCCATGTTCAGATGACCGGCGATATCGGCCAGTTCCGTATTGTTTCCGAATCGTCCGTGGCGTCGGGAATCCGACGGATCGAAGCGGTGACCGGTCTCGATGCGCTGAATTGGGCGGCGGAGGAACATGCTCTGCTGAGCGGTCTGAGTCAGAGCCTGAGTGTAAAACCGCAGGAACTGCCGGAGCGGATTAAGTCTATGGCCGACCAGATTAAGGCGGCGGAAAAACAGCTGAAAGAACTGCAGACCAAAGCGGCCGTGGCCAATGTCGATGGTCTTGTGGATAAAGTGCAGGAAAGCAGCGGCGTGAAAATACTGGCGGCTGAACTCGGCGAAATGCCGATGGATGCGTTGCGTCAGGTACTTGACGGTCTGCGCCAGAAAATTGAGAGCGCCGTCATTGTGATCGGTTCCTCCAATGAAGGAAAGGCCTGTCTTGCAGCCAGCGTCTCCGAAGATCTGGTGGCGAAGGGTATTCACGCCGGCAAGCTGATCGGGCAGATTGCGAAAATCTGCGGCGGCGGGGGCGGCGGCAAGCCCGATAAAGCCCAGGCCGGCGGGAAAGACGCTTCCAAAATCGGTGAGGCCATTCAGGCGGTTGCCGGCGTGGTCGATAAAATGGCCGGCTGA
- the creB gene encoding two-component system response regulator CreB, whose protein sequence is MGLDVNHTQKRILIVEDEQAIADNIAFAVETEHMEAVYAPTAGEAEQRLAEGAVDLIVLDVGLPDESGFDFCRRIRGRSDVPIIFLTARESEIDRIVGLELGADDYMSKPFSPRELTARIRAILRRSGNAVPGDGRGKPEPLFSVDQKTKTIFYRGAALNLSRYEFRMLELMIRHPGQVFSRDQLMNHAWEEPDASYDRTVDTHIKTLRSKLRNVDPVCDCLQTRRGFGYCLRVDV, encoded by the coding sequence ATGGGATTAGATGTTAACCATACACAGAAACGGATCCTGATTGTTGAGGATGAGCAGGCGATTGCGGATAATATTGCTTTTGCCGTCGAGACCGAGCACATGGAAGCGGTGTATGCGCCCACGGCCGGGGAAGCGGAACAGCGGCTTGCTGAAGGGGCTGTCGATCTGATCGTGCTGGATGTCGGGCTGCCCGATGAAAGCGGTTTTGACTTTTGCCGGCGTATTCGTGGGCGGAGTGATGTGCCGATCATTTTTCTGACGGCGCGTGAATCGGAGATTGACCGTATTGTCGGGCTTGAACTCGGGGCCGATGATTATATGTCGAAGCCGTTCAGTCCGCGGGAGCTGACCGCCCGGATACGGGCGATTCTGCGCCGCAGCGGCAATGCGGTTCCAGGGGATGGAAGAGGAAAACCGGAGCCGCTGTTTTCCGTAGACCAGAAAACAAAAACCATCTTTTACAGAGGCGCAGCGCTGAATCTTTCACGCTATGAGTTCCGCATGCTGGAGCTGATGATCCGTCATCCGGGCCAGGTCTTTTCGCGCGATCAACTGATGAATCATGCCTGGGAGGAGCCAGACGCGAGTTATGACCGGACAGTGGATACGCACATAAAAACACTGCGTTCCAAACTGCGGAATGTGGACCCGGTGTGCGACTGCCTGCAGACGCGTCGCGGTTTCGGCTATTGCCTGAGGGTCGATGTATGA